Proteins from a genomic interval of Pseudomonas versuta:
- a CDS encoding peptidoglycan D,D-transpeptidase FtsI family protein gives MIKLEGALYPWRFRVVLALLALLVGAIACQIVYLQVIDHDFLKGQGDARSLRHIQIPAHRGLITDRNGEPLAVSTPVTTLWANAKEMQVAKDRWPALAHALGQDPKVLTARLEQQANKEFIYLVRGLTPEQGQSVLDLKVPGVYGIEEFRRFYPAGEVTAHMVGFTDIDDKGREGVELAYDEWLAGVPGKRQVIKDRRGRLIKDVQVTKNAKAGKTLALSIDLRLQYLANRELRNALVENGAKAGSLVIMDVKTGEILAMVNQPTYNPNNRRNLQPAMMRNRAMIDVFEPGSTVKPISMSAALETGRWKPTDKVEVYPGTLQLGKYTIRDVSRTEGPVLDLTGILINSSNVGMSKVAFDIGGEAIFRQMAKMGLGQDTGLGFPGERVGNLPNYREWRKAETATLSYGYGVSVTAIQLVHAFSALANNGKLAPLTLLKSDKPAQATQVMPEQVAKTVQGMLQEVIENPRGVWRAKVPAYHVGGKSGTARKTSSGGVKGYAVNSYRSLFAGFGPMSDPRYAIVVVIDEPSKAGYFGGLVSAPVFSKVMSGTLRLMNVTPDNLPTAAEQQAAATAAAAKGGRG, from the coding sequence ATGATCAAACTCGAAGGCGCACTCTATCCGTGGCGTTTTCGTGTAGTGCTGGCACTGCTGGCGCTGCTGGTAGGTGCGATTGCCTGCCAAATTGTCTACTTGCAGGTGATCGACCATGACTTCCTCAAGGGTCAAGGTGATGCGCGCAGTCTGCGACACATCCAGATCCCGGCACACCGTGGCCTGATTACCGACCGTAATGGCGAGCCGTTAGCCGTGAGTACGCCGGTGACCACGTTATGGGCCAATGCCAAGGAAATGCAGGTTGCCAAGGATCGTTGGCCAGCCCTGGCGCACGCGCTTGGGCAAGACCCCAAAGTGTTGACGGCGCGCCTTGAGCAGCAAGCCAATAAAGAATTCATCTATCTGGTCCGCGGGCTCACCCCCGAGCAGGGCCAGTCGGTGCTCGACCTTAAAGTGCCGGGTGTTTATGGCATTGAAGAGTTCCGCCGCTTTTACCCGGCCGGTGAAGTCACCGCGCACATGGTCGGCTTTACCGATATCGACGATAAAGGCCGTGAGGGTGTCGAGCTGGCCTATGACGAGTGGCTGGCCGGCGTGCCGGGCAAGCGACAAGTTATCAAGGACAGGCGCGGGCGCCTGATCAAAGACGTCCAGGTCACAAAAAACGCCAAGGCAGGGAAGACCTTGGCGTTGTCAATTGACCTGCGCCTGCAATATCTGGCCAACCGTGAACTGCGCAATGCACTGGTCGAGAACGGTGCCAAGGCCGGCAGCCTGGTGATCATGGATGTAAAGACCGGCGAGATTCTGGCCATGGTCAACCAGCCGACCTACAACCCCAACAACCGTCGCAATCTGCAGCCGGCAATGATGCGTAACCGCGCCATGATCGATGTGTTCGAGCCTGGCTCAACGGTTAAACCGATTTCGATGAGTGCGGCGCTGGAAACCGGGCGCTGGAAGCCAACCGATAAGGTTGAGGTCTACCCGGGCACGCTGCAACTGGGCAAATACACCATTCGTGACGTGTCGCGCACTGAAGGCCCGGTCCTCGATCTGACGGGCATTCTGATCAACTCCAGTAACGTGGGCATGAGTAAAGTTGCTTTCGATATCGGTGGTGAAGCGATTTTCCGCCAGATGGCCAAAATGGGTCTGGGCCAGGACACAGGCCTGGGTTTCCCGGGTGAGCGCGTTGGCAACCTGCCGAACTACCGGGAGTGGCGCAAGGCTGAAACAGCGACCCTGTCTTATGGCTACGGTGTGTCGGTGACGGCGATCCAGCTGGTTCATGCATTTTCGGCGCTGGCCAACAACGGCAAGCTTGCCCCGCTGACCCTGCTCAAGTCAGACAAGCCGGCGCAAGCCACACAAGTCATGCCTGAGCAGGTCGCCAAGACCGTTCAGGGCATGCTTCAAGAAGTTATCGAGAACCCGCGCGGTGTATGGCGTGCCAAAGTGCCGGCCTATCATGTGGGCGGCAAGTCGGGTACTGCACGTAAAACCTCGTCCGGCGGCGTCAAGGGTTACGCCGTGAACTCTTACCGTTCCCTGTTTGCCGGGTTCGGTCCGATGAGCGATCCGCGTTACGCAATCGTTGTGGTTATCGATGAGCCAAGCAAGGCGGGCTACTTCGGTGGTCTGGTGTCGGCTCCGGTCTTCAGCAAAGTGATGTCCGGCACCCTGCGCCTGATGAACGTGACCCCGGATAACTTGCCGACGGCTGCAGAGCAACAAGCAGCCGCGACCGCTGCAGCAGCCAAAGGAGGGCGCGGCTAA
- a CDS encoding UDP-N-acetylmuramoyl-L-alanyl-D-glutamate--2,6-diaminopimelate ligase — translation MSLSLNKIFPHAGHDLMIRELTLDSRNVRAGDLFLAVPGGKLDGREHIADALKRGAAAVAYEVEGADVLPITAVPLIPAKGLAAQLSQIAGRFYGDPSHHLNLVGVTGTNGKTSVTQLVAQALDLLGQHCGIVGTLGTGFYGALQSGRHTTPDPIAVQAMLADLKKAGAKAVAMEVSSHGLDQGRVSALAFDVAVLTNLSRDHLDYHGTMQAYAEAKAKLFAWSDLGCRVLNLDDDFGRQLAAQKHDSRLISYSLEDSSAYLYCREATFDDDGVRATLVTPQGEHHLRSSLLGRFNLSNVLAAVGALLGLDYALDEILAVLPKLEGPVGRMQRLGGGTRPLVVVDYAHTPDALEKVLLALRPHAKGRLLCLFGCGGDRDRGKRPLMAEVVERLADGVLVTDDNPRSEAPAQIFDDIRAGFDSPERINFVPGRGPAIAQFIAGASADDVIVLAGKGHEDYQEINGERHDFSDLVEAEKALNAWEAAHA, via the coding sequence ATGTCCCTGAGCCTGAACAAGATTTTCCCCCACGCCGGCCATGATTTGATGATTCGTGAGCTGACCCTCGACAGCCGCAATGTGCGGGCGGGCGACCTGTTCCTCGCCGTGCCGGGCGGCAAACTGGATGGGCGCGAGCATATCGCTGACGCCCTTAAGCGTGGCGCAGCTGCCGTCGCTTATGAAGTGGAGGGCGCGGACGTATTGCCGATCACTGCCGTACCGCTGATTCCGGCCAAGGGGCTGGCTGCGCAACTGTCACAAATCGCCGGTCGTTTTTATGGCGACCCGAGCCATCACTTGAACCTGGTCGGCGTCACTGGCACCAACGGCAAAACCAGCGTTACCCAACTGGTCGCGCAAGCGCTGGACCTGCTGGGGCAGCATTGCGGCATCGTTGGCACCCTGGGGACAGGATTTTATGGCGCGCTGCAAAGCGGTCGCCATACCACCCCGGACCCGATTGCCGTGCAAGCCATGTTGGCCGACCTTAAGAAAGCCGGGGCCAAAGCCGTGGCGATGGAAGTGTCATCCCACGGGCTGGATCAAGGCCGCGTCAGCGCTTTGGCATTTGATGTCGCAGTGCTGACCAACCTGTCCCGCGATCATCTGGATTATCACGGCACGATGCAGGCTTATGCCGAGGCCAAGGCCAAGCTGTTTGCCTGGTCTGATCTGGGTTGCCGTGTGCTTAACCTTGACGATGACTTCGGTCGCCAGCTGGCGGCGCAAAAACATGATTCGCGCCTGATCAGTTACAGCCTCGAAGACAGCAGCGCCTACCTTTACTGCCGCGAAGCAACCTTCGACGACGACGGTGTGCGCGCCACATTGGTCACGCCACAAGGCGAGCACCATTTACGCAGTAGCCTGCTGGGCCGTTTCAACCTGAGCAACGTACTGGCTGCGGTCGGCGCCTTGCTTGGCCTGGACTACGCGCTGGATGAAATCCTCGCTGTATTGCCGAAACTTGAAGGGCCTGTAGGGCGTATGCAGCGACTGGGTGGCGGTACCAGGCCGCTGGTGGTGGTTGATTACGCCCACACCCCGGATGCGCTGGAAAAAGTATTGCTCGCTCTGCGCCCGCATGCCAAAGGCCGGCTGCTGTGCCTGTTCGGCTGCGGCGGCGATCGCGATCGCGGCAAGCGTCCATTAATGGCAGAAGTGGTAGAGCGTTTGGCCGATGGCGTATTGGTCACCGATGACAATCCGCGCAGTGAAGCGCCCGCGCAAATCTTCGACGACATCCGTGCAGGTTTTGATTCACCTGAACGCATCAATTTTGTCCCAGGGCGTGGCCCTGCCATTGCGCAATTCATTGCTGGTGCCAGTGCAGACGATGTGATCGTGCTGGCCGGCAAAGGTCACGAGGACTATCAGGAAATCAATGGCGAGCGCCATGACTTCTCTGACCTTGTAGAAGCCGAAAAAGCCCTGAATGCCTGGGAGGCTGCCCATGCTTAA